The following coding sequences are from one Triticum aestivum cultivar Chinese Spring chromosome 5A, IWGSC CS RefSeq v2.1, whole genome shotgun sequence window:
- the LOC123106925 gene encoding uncharacterized protein, with the protein MAGPSLPTPPPVEEPQTGAAKSVTTVDALTVDTLRNILRRLSLADLLRAALACHRWRRVAARCIPCTAPLLGYFFHPTATGLPAPLHSRSKEIDTPAVFAPLDASSPSLSLDFAPGASRYVLHDCHQGLLLLEPFASLPKGTIPRFLVIDPATRRRVLLPPPPRDTVPDDHRWRRSRYYVGSALLSRAHPSKLCFEVVCFAIDGGHPRVWVASVDDGRCSWRAHPRTMELEVDFDPWLFEGRCVHAAGKIYWHICNSYRMLVLDPATLHLSYLLAPAVLSDHFCTYRVGETPEDGRLCLLAVGSRSRQLQLWVRAEARGSDNGWFLEREMLNMRVVWDAVPGLPNDLAHRIFSVWPSDMDAGRSGKVFIRTIGYGRYSLHLDTAKIEPLHTKHGKEYGHPIFAYFLAWPPAFLAPEY; encoded by the coding sequence ATGGCCGGACCATCTCTCCCTACGCCACCGCCGGTGGAGGAGCCACAGACGGGGGCTGCGAAGTCGGTGACGACGGTCGATGCCCTCACCGTGGACACCCTCCGCAACATTCtccgtcgcctctccctcgccgaCCTTCTCCGTGCCGCCCTCGCCTGCCACCGCTGGCGCCGCGTCGCCGCACGCTGCATCCCCTGCACCGCCCCACTTCTCGGCTACTTCTTCCACCCCACCGCCACCGGTTTGCCAGCGCCCCTGCACTCGCGATCCAAGGAGATCGACACCCCCGCCGTCTTCGCTCCCTTGGACGCCTcctccccgagcctctccctcGACTTCGCTCCGGGGGCCTCCCGCTACGTGCTCCACGACTGCCACCAAGGCCTCCTGCTTCTCGAGCCGTTCGCGTCGCTCCCCAAGGGGACCATCCCGCGCTTCCTCGTCATCGACCCGGCCACCCGCCGCCGCGTGCTCCTCCCGCCGCCACCGCGCGACACGGTGCCCGACGACCACCGCTGGCGCCGCTCCAGGTACTACGTCGGCTCCGCACTGCTCTCCCGCGCGCACCCGAGCAAGCTCTGCTTCGAGGTCGTCTGCTTCGCCATCGACGGCGGGCACCCGCGCGTCTGGGTCGCGTCCGTGGACGACGGCCGATGCAGCTGGCGCGCCCACCCGCGGACCATGGAGCTAGAGGTCGATTTCGACCCCTGGTTGTTCGAAGGGCGCTGCGTGCACGCCGCCGGGAAGATCTACTGGCACATCTGCAACTCCTACCGCATGCTCGTGCTGGACCCTGCGACACTGCACTTGTCCTACCTGCTGGCGCCGGCCGTACTGTCAGACCATTTCTGCACGTACCGCGTCGGGGAGACGCCGGAGGACGGCCGGCTCTGCCTCCTGGCCGTGGGGAGTCGCTCGAGGCAGCTGCAGCTCTGGGTCCGCGCGGAGGCCAGAGGGAGCGACAATGGGTGGTTTCTGGAGAGGGAGATGCTCAACATGCGTGTGGTGTGGGACGCAGTGCCAGGCCTGCCCAATGACCTTGCCCACAGGATCTTCAGTGTTTGGCCCAGCGACATGGACGCGGGGCGTAGCGGGAAGGTGTTCATCAGAACCATAGGATATGGGCGCTACTCCTTACATCTGGACACCGCCAAGATTGAGCCCCTGCACACCAAACATGGCAAGGAGTACGGCCACCCGATCTTTGCCTACTTCCTCGCGTGGCCGCCTGCCTTCCTCGCTCCAGAATACTGA